In a single window of the Platichthys flesus chromosome 5, fPlaFle2.1, whole genome shotgun sequence genome:
- the LOC133953429 gene encoding neuronal acetylcholine receptor subunit alpha-9-I-like: protein MPAVRNVMMYGCCSDPYTEITYTLLLKRRSSFYIFNLLLPCFLILFLAPLGFYLPADSGEKVSLGVTVLLALTVFQLLMAESMPPAESMPYIGKYYIATMTMMTASTSLTIFIMNIHFCGAEAKPVPHWAKVVIIDYMSKIFFVYEVGENCTTPQSERTPLYPEEPFNDIGCHQENRLQDDLYHHDGEVYKYSNGHSMHHNGKHHKHRANGSANSRNQCHYNNHNNHASRLERGEAKREPAQHFNHIRQEELDYQAPPHPTNMCHGAVER, encoded by the exons ATGCCTGCGGTTAGAAACGTCATGATGTATGGCTGCTGCTCAGACCC ttacaCCGAAATCACCTATACCCTGCTGCTGAAGCGCCGCTCCTCTTTCTACATCTTCAACCTGCTCCTGCCCTGCTTCCTCATCTTGTTCCTCGCCCCGCTGGGCTTCTACCTGCCCGCCGACTCCGGGGAGAAGGTGTCCCTCGGGGTCACGGTGCTGCTGGCCCTCACCGTGTTCCAGCTGCTGATGGCTGAGAGCATGCCTCCTGCGGAAAGTATGCCCTACATAG GAAAATATTACATAGCCACGATGACCATGATGACAGCTTCTACCTCtctcaccatcttcatcatgaaCATTCATTTCTGTGGCGCTGAGGCCAAGCCCGTCCCACACTGGGCCAAAGTGGTCATCATTGACTACATGTCCAAAATCTTCTTCGTCTACGAGGTGGGGGAGAACTGCACGACACCGCAGAGCGAGAGGACCCCACTGTACCCCGAGGAACCATTCAATGACATTGGCTGCCACCAGGAGAATCGTCTTCAAGATGACCTCTACCACCACGATGGTGAGGTGTACAAGTACAGCAACGGCCACAGCATGCACCATAACGGTAAGCATCACAAACACCGTGCAAACGGCAGTGCCAACAGCAGGAACCAATGtcactacaacaaccacaacaaccacgCCTCCCGACTGGAGAGGGGTGAGGCAAAGCGAGAGCCCGCTCAGCACTTCAACCACATCAGGCAGGAGGAACTGGACTATCAAGCCCCTCCACATCCCACAAACATGTGTCATGGAGCAGTGGAGCGGTAA
- the LOC133954385 gene encoding glutamine synthetase-like isoform X3: protein MSLPLEMLSLHKTVRKHYLSLPKGEECQVTYVWVNEDRENLQSKTRTLYNDPAGIRDIPEWYATAADHTEVTLVPVRMFRDPFTLDPDKLVLCELVKSKDLPTGNNQRSQCVTIMDEVKQFQPLFGMEQEYILFGLDGKHLGWSPDGHQLQEVCGNAVGANKLCGRDISMSHYRACLYAGVKIFGSNAEELYSQWEFQVGTCEGIEMGDHLWMARYILHRVCEDFEVVASLDSKPIKESTFSSGCHVNFSTKEMRSEGGLQYIEEAIRKLSKRHSLHLTVYDAHGGADNIHRLTGLNQEATSQAE, encoded by the exons ATGTCGCTCCCCCTCGAGATGCTCAGTCTTCACAAGACGGTTAGAAAGCACTATCTGTCGCTCCCAAAAGGTGAAGAGTGCCAGGTCACATATGTTTGGGTCAATGAGGATCGAGAAAATCTACAGTCTAAAACCAGGACTCTTTACAATGATCCAGCAGGAATCAGAG ATATACCTGAATGGTACGCGACTGCAGCTGATCATACCGAAGTCACTTTGGTCCCGGTCCGAATGTTTCGAGATCCTTTCACACTGGACCCTGACAAACTCGTGCTGTGTGAACTGGTAAAAAGCAAGGACCTCCCCACAG GAAATAATCAGCGTTCACAGTGTGTTACCATCATGGACGAGGTGAAACAGTTTCAGCCCTTGTTTGGAATGGAGCAGGAGTACATCCTTTTTGGTTTGGACGGAAAGCACCTTGGTTGGTCCCCTGATGGACACCAGCTCCAAGAAG TGTGTGGTAATGCCGTTGGTGCTAACAAACTGTGTGGAAGAGATATATCCATGAGTCACTACAGAGCCTGCCTGTATGCTGGTGTAAAGATCTTTGGCTCCAACGCAGAAGAACTATACTCCCAG TGGGAGTTTCAGGTTGGCACTTGCGAGGGGATTGAAATGGGGGATCATCTGTGGATGGCCCGTTACATTCTGCACCGAGTCTGTGAAGATTTTGAGGTTGTTGCCTCCTTGGACAGTAAACCCATTAAGGAAAGCACTTTTTCATCAGGCTGTCACGTCAACTTCAGCACCAAGGAGATGAGGAGTGAAGGGGGACTTCA GTACATTGAGGAAGCGATCAGAAAACTGAGCAAGCGTCATTCTCTGCACCTCACTGTCTACGATGCACATGGTGGTGCTGACAACATACACCGCCTCACAG GGCTTAACCAAGAGGCAACATCCCAGGCTGAGTGA
- the LOC133954385 gene encoding glutamine synthetase-like isoform X2 yields MSLPLEMLSLHKTVRKHYLSLPKGEECQVTYVWVNEDRENLQSKTRTLYNDPAGIRDIPEWYATAADHTEVTLVPVRMFRDPFTLDPDKLVLCELVKSKDLPTGNNQRSQCVTIMDEVKQFQPLFGMEQEYILFGLDGKHLGWSPDGHQLQEVCGNAVGANKLCGRDISMSHYRACLYAGVKIFGSNAEELYSQVGTCEGIEMGDHLWMARYILHRVCEDFEVVASLDSKPIKESTFSSGCHVNFSTKEMRSEGGLQYIEEAIRKLSKRHSLHLTVYDAHGGADNIHRLTGQGCTSTFHHFSTAVASREVSVRIPGHVSRMGCGYFEDRRPAANCDPYPVMRALVETCLLGVTEEDDEEMNEILAS; encoded by the exons ATGTCGCTCCCCCTCGAGATGCTCAGTCTTCACAAGACGGTTAGAAAGCACTATCTGTCGCTCCCAAAAGGTGAAGAGTGCCAGGTCACATATGTTTGGGTCAATGAGGATCGAGAAAATCTACAGTCTAAAACCAGGACTCTTTACAATGATCCAGCAGGAATCAGAG ATATACCTGAATGGTACGCGACTGCAGCTGATCATACCGAAGTCACTTTGGTCCCGGTCCGAATGTTTCGAGATCCTTTCACACTGGACCCTGACAAACTCGTGCTGTGTGAACTGGTAAAAAGCAAGGACCTCCCCACAG GAAATAATCAGCGTTCACAGTGTGTTACCATCATGGACGAGGTGAAACAGTTTCAGCCCTTGTTTGGAATGGAGCAGGAGTACATCCTTTTTGGTTTGGACGGAAAGCACCTTGGTTGGTCCCCTGATGGACACCAGCTCCAAGAAG TGTGTGGTAATGCCGTTGGTGCTAACAAACTGTGTGGAAGAGATATATCCATGAGTCACTACAGAGCCTGCCTGTATGCTGGTGTAAAGATCTTTGGCTCCAACGCAGAAGAACTATACTCCCAG GTTGGCACTTGCGAGGGGATTGAAATGGGGGATCATCTGTGGATGGCCCGTTACATTCTGCACCGAGTCTGTGAAGATTTTGAGGTTGTTGCCTCCTTGGACAGTAAACCCATTAAGGAAAGCACTTTTTCATCAGGCTGTCACGTCAACTTCAGCACCAAGGAGATGAGGAGTGAAGGGGGACTTCA GTACATTGAGGAAGCGATCAGAAAACTGAGCAAGCGTCATTCTCTGCACCTCACTGTCTACGATGCACATGGTGGTGCTGACAACATACACCGCCTCACAGGTCAGGGCTGTACCTCCACCTTCCATCACTTCTCTACAGCTGTAGCCTCTCGCGAAGTTAGTGTTCGCATCCCTGGCCATGTCAGTCGCATGGGCTGTGGGTACTTTGAGGACAGACGTCCTGCTGCCAACTGTGACCCATACCCCGTGATGAGAGCCCTGGTGGAAACCTGTCTGCTGGGAGTcactgaggaagatgatgaggagaTGAATGAGATCCTGGCTtcctga
- the LOC133954385 gene encoding glutamine synthetase-like isoform X1, which yields MSLPLEMLSLHKTVRKHYLSLPKGEECQVTYVWVNEDRENLQSKTRTLYNDPAGIRDIPEWYATAADHTEVTLVPVRMFRDPFTLDPDKLVLCELVKSKDLPTGNNQRSQCVTIMDEVKQFQPLFGMEQEYILFGLDGKHLGWSPDGHQLQEVCGNAVGANKLCGRDISMSHYRACLYAGVKIFGSNAEELYSQWEFQVGTCEGIEMGDHLWMARYILHRVCEDFEVVASLDSKPIKESTFSSGCHVNFSTKEMRSEGGLQYIEEAIRKLSKRHSLHLTVYDAHGGADNIHRLTGQGCTSTFHHFSTAVASREVSVRIPGHVSRMGCGYFEDRRPAANCDPYPVMRALVETCLLGVTEEDDEEMNEILAS from the exons ATGTCGCTCCCCCTCGAGATGCTCAGTCTTCACAAGACGGTTAGAAAGCACTATCTGTCGCTCCCAAAAGGTGAAGAGTGCCAGGTCACATATGTTTGGGTCAATGAGGATCGAGAAAATCTACAGTCTAAAACCAGGACTCTTTACAATGATCCAGCAGGAATCAGAG ATATACCTGAATGGTACGCGACTGCAGCTGATCATACCGAAGTCACTTTGGTCCCGGTCCGAATGTTTCGAGATCCTTTCACACTGGACCCTGACAAACTCGTGCTGTGTGAACTGGTAAAAAGCAAGGACCTCCCCACAG GAAATAATCAGCGTTCACAGTGTGTTACCATCATGGACGAGGTGAAACAGTTTCAGCCCTTGTTTGGAATGGAGCAGGAGTACATCCTTTTTGGTTTGGACGGAAAGCACCTTGGTTGGTCCCCTGATGGACACCAGCTCCAAGAAG TGTGTGGTAATGCCGTTGGTGCTAACAAACTGTGTGGAAGAGATATATCCATGAGTCACTACAGAGCCTGCCTGTATGCTGGTGTAAAGATCTTTGGCTCCAACGCAGAAGAACTATACTCCCAG TGGGAGTTTCAGGTTGGCACTTGCGAGGGGATTGAAATGGGGGATCATCTGTGGATGGCCCGTTACATTCTGCACCGAGTCTGTGAAGATTTTGAGGTTGTTGCCTCCTTGGACAGTAAACCCATTAAGGAAAGCACTTTTTCATCAGGCTGTCACGTCAACTTCAGCACCAAGGAGATGAGGAGTGAAGGGGGACTTCA GTACATTGAGGAAGCGATCAGAAAACTGAGCAAGCGTCATTCTCTGCACCTCACTGTCTACGATGCACATGGTGGTGCTGACAACATACACCGCCTCACAGGTCAGGGCTGTACCTCCACCTTCCATCACTTCTCTACAGCTGTAGCCTCTCGCGAAGTTAGTGTTCGCATCCCTGGCCATGTCAGTCGCATGGGCTGTGGGTACTTTGAGGACAGACGTCCTGCTGCCAACTGTGACCCATACCCCGTGATGAGAGCCCTGGTGGAAACCTGTCTGCTGGGAGTcactgaggaagatgatgaggagaTGAATGAGATCCTGGCTtcctga